A genomic window from Atribacterota bacterium includes:
- a CDS encoding RNA-binding protein, whose protein sequence is MQGSKLYVGNLSYSVTNEQLEELFANQGTVNSVNIIEGKGFGFVEMSSSEEAQSAMDALNNTEFAGRPLKIDEARPQKPRREFSDNRSRRDYHDNRRRF, encoded by the coding sequence ATGCAAGGTAGTAAACTTTACGTAGGAAATCTAAGCTATTCTGTAACTAATGAGCAACTGGAAGAACTTTTTGCTAATCAGGGTACTGTTAATAGTGTTAACATCATTGAAGGCAAAGGCTTTGGATTTGTAGAAATGTCTTCATCGGAAGAAGCACAATCAGCGATGGATGCTTTGAATAATACCGAATTTGCTGGTCGGCCTTTAAAGATTGATGAAGCCAGACCACAAAAACCCAGAAGAGAATTTAGTGATAATCGAAGCAGACGTGATTACCATGATAACAGAAGACGTTTTTAA